A stretch of Electrophorus electricus isolate fEleEle1 chromosome 3, fEleEle1.pri, whole genome shotgun sequence DNA encodes these proteins:
- the ypel5 gene encoding protein yippee-like 5, which yields MGRIFLDHIGGTRLFSCANCDTILTNRSELISTRFTGATGRAFLFNKVVNLQYSEVQDRVMLTGRHMVRDVSCKNCNSKLGWIYEFATEDSQRYKEGRVILERALVRESEGFEEHVPSDAS from the exons ATGGGACGTATTTTCCTCGACCACATTGGAGGCACACGCCTCTTCTCTTGTGCCAACTGTGACACGATTCTGACCAACCGCTCAGAACTCATCTCCACACGCTTCACTGGAGCAACAGGCCGTGCCTTTCTCTTTAACAAG gTGGTGAACCTGCAGTACAGCGAGGTGCAGGACCGAGTAATGCTGACTGGGAGACACATGGTACGAGATGTCAGCTGCAAGAACTGCAACAGCAAGCTAGGCTGGATCTATGAGTTCGCCACAGAAGACAGTCAGCGCTACAAAGAAGGGCGTGTCATCCTGGAGAGAGCGCTGgtcagagagagcgagggtTTTGAGGAACATGTTCCGTCAGATGCCTCCTGA
- the LOC113572280 gene encoding uncharacterized protein LOC113572280, which produces MTESTNRKTFLDNNQVKIINKLRDVDAMVNYMKEKNVYTPQLANTIIAKNTRENQVRTALECLNCSKHYDLMFKWLEENESGLMEDLDWTSYHEGPERKRPKIQEEAVTETDSCVSKTFDLKTTSTFAKLEEWVSNNENLIQNLESKLSTTEMKNLEKNLKNKRLKKSLCFNTEDVRKITSNRKLELFLACNTNATFPDLAIQLFFENDLRCVSPANDSLIEKDMEGCTDDYKKSVKHADSGYEYRCSSSDISNTSLHSKHLPQNVNLIRSEDTCMKNKEHFDKLPVSEPKFQGGESNIREQKQDLHGAYCQRELDTEQPAALEGTMDKDDAHLEKPVDIQNTVGEQNMQFDNNMVNIGPKGPNICTQGRRELQLTDTPELEMGLNASVESEQMMPHIEGKVRFCSTPLNSSKQIAQKIQTRQPQHQRRIDKAKNKKDLLHNWAKKKCSNEKLKNPLDCISIINKAEHSVYPIFVADTIMVYKNPQSDERQIIFVSDENKKVLPKAIKTFLNYQMWVCGIKKTILIKKVKDEEQEQEINYEQFDQIVDLCQRFILEAFLPAFAVFKKLQKKSKL; this is translated from the exons ATGACAGAatccacaaacagaaaaactttTCTGGATAACAATCAGGTTAAAATTATAAACAAGCTGAGAGATGTGGATGCTATGGTTAACTACATGAAGGAGAAAAATGTTTATACTCCACAACTGGCAAATACAATTATTGCCAAGAATACCAGAGAAAATCAAGTTCGAACAGCTCTGGAATGTCTGAATTGTTCAAAGCATTATGACTTAATGTTTAAATGGCTAGAGGAAAATGAGTCTGGTTTAATGGAAGATTTAG ATTGGACCTCATACCATGAAGGACCAGAGA GAAAGAGGCCCAAAATCCAGGAAGAAGCTGTGACTGAAACAGACAGTTGTGTCAGTAAAACATTTG ATCTCAAGACCACCTCCACTTTTGCCAAATTGGAAGAATGGGTCTCCAACAATGAAAATCTGATCCAAAACTTGGAAAGTAAACTTTCTacaactgaaatgaaaaatttggaaaaaaacctaaaaaataaGAGATTAAAGAAAAGTTTATGTTTTAATACTGAAGATGTAAGGAAGATTACGAGCAACAGAAAACTTGAATTGTTTCTTGCTTGCAATACAAATGCTACATTTCCTGATCTTGCAATACAGCTTTTCTTTGAGAACGACTTAAGATGTGTCTCGCCAGCAAATGATTCCTTGATTGAGAAAGATATGGAAGGCTGCACTGATGATTACAAGAAGAGTGTCAAACATGCAGACAGTGGATATGAATACAGATGTAGTTCAAGTGATATTAGCAATACATCTCTTCACAGCAAACATTTACCACAAAATGTGAACCTGATAAGGTCTGAAGACACGTGCatgaaaaacaaagagcacTTTGATAAGCTACCTGTATCTGAACCAAAATTTCAGGGTGGAGAGTCAAACATAAGAGAGCAAAAACAAGACCTCCATGGTGCCTATTGCCAAAGAGAACTTGATACTGAACAGCCAGCAGCGTTAGAGGGCACCATGGACAAAGATGACGCACACCTAGAGAAACCTGTGGACATACAGAATACTGTGGGTGAACAAAACATGCAGTTTGACAACAACATGGTCAACATTGGGCCAAAGGGCCCAAATATTTGTACCCAGGGGAGACGTGAACTTCAGCTCACAGATACACCAGAACTTGAGATGGGTCTTAATGCATCGGTAGAATCAGAGCAGATGATGCCACATATCGAAGGCAAAGTCAGATTCTGTAGTACACCATTAAATAGTTCAAAACAAATAGCACAAAAAATCCAGACAAGACAACCTCAGCACCAAAGAAGAAttgacaaagcaaaaaataaaaaggatctGCTCCATAACTGGGCAAAGAAAAAATGCagcaatgaaaaattaaaaaatcctCTTGACTGTATCTCAATTATAAACAAAGCAGAACATAGTGTGTACCCAATTTTTGTTGCAGACACCATCATGGTGTATAAGAACCCACAGTCTGATGAAAGACAAATAATTTTTGTCagtgatgaaaataaaaaggttcTTCCAAAAGCCATTAAAACCTTTCTTAATTAtcagatgtgggtgtgtggcattaaaaaaacaatactcataaaaaaagtgaaagatgAGGAACAAGAACAAGAGATTAATTATGAACAGTTTGATCAGATTGTAGATCTGTGCCAAAGGTTTATTTTGGAAGCCTTTCTCCCTGCTTTTGCAGTATTCAAAAAgcttcagaaaaaaagcaaactgtAA
- the LOC113572274 gene encoding AN1-type zinc finger protein 3-like codes for MEDTGSERSKPPSVPPRCPCGFWGSTKTMNLCSKCFADIQKKQPDVDCSSKPNPASGSIQSSVHNNEASSSSSTSQALLALSTSPEESIAKEANLTSQEGGLCTDTSNNTLSTSAKRPCDSVEESVRKKARVDSSPSPEEPPGEPKQRTRRRCYRCQSKLELVQQELGSCRCGYVFCMRHRLPEQHDCMFDHQGRGRQEAVRNMVKLERKVGRSCQRIGEECS; via the exons ATGGAAGATACCGGTAGTGAACGCAGCAAACCACCAAGTGTACCACCTCGATGCCCATGTGGATTTTGGGG ATCTACCAAAACCATGAACCTGTGCTCCAAATGCTTTGCTG ACATTCAGAAGAAACAGCCAGATGTTGACTGTTCCTCAAAGCCCAATCCAGCATCTGGAAGTATCCAGTCTTCTGTCCATAATAATgaggccagcagcagcagcagtacaaGCCAGGCTTTACTGGCATTATCCACAAGCCCAGAGGAGTCCATAGCTAAGGAGGCAAACCTCACCTCACAGGAAG GAGGTCTGTGCACAGACACATCCAACAACACTCTCAGTACCTCTGCAAAACGGCCCTGTGACTCAG TTGAGGAGTCAGTAAGGAAGAAGGCTCGAGTTGACAGCAGTCCTTCACCAGAGGAGCCACCAGGAGAGCCAAAGCAGAGGACTCGCCGCCGCTGCTACCGCTGTCAGAGCAAGCTCGAGCTGGTGCAGCAGGAGCTGGGTTCCTGCCGCTGTG GATATGTTTTCTGCATGCGCCATCGTCTACCTGAGCAGCACGACTGCATGTTTGATCACCAGGGCCGCGGGCGGCAGGAGGCTGTGAGGAACATGGTAAAGCTGGAGCGTAAGGTGGGCCGCTCATGCCAGCGCATCGGGGAGGAGTGTTCCTGA
- the btbd9 gene encoding BTB/POZ domain-containing protein 9 has translation MSSNSHPLRSMGSVSEIDHVHLLSEQLGALIPGEEYSDVTFVVEEKRFPAHRVILAARCHYFRALLYGGMKESQPQAEVCLEETRAEAFSMLLNYLYTGRVSLSATREEVLLDFLGLAHRYGLQLLEDSTSDFLRTILNTHNVCLVFDVATLYSLSALSAACCAYMDRHASEVLASDGFLTLSKAALLMVVRRDSFASSEKEIFQALCRWCRQNGEGEATQEVMSSVRLPLMTLTEMLNVVRPSGLVSPDDLLDAIKMRSESRDMDLNYRGMLIPEENIATMKYGAQVVKGELKSALLDGDTQNYDLDHGFSRHPIEEDGRAGIQVKLGQAFIINYIRILLWDRDSRSYSYYIEVSMDELDWVRVVDHSKYLCRSWQNLYFPPRVCRYVRIVGTHNTVNKVFHLVAFECMYTQHPFTLENGLLVPSENVATISACASVIEGVSRSRNALLNGDTRNYDWDSGYTCHQLGSGAIVIQLAQPYVVNSLRLLLWDCDERSYSYYTEVSTNQQHWTRVVDRTKVPCRSWQTLKFDKQPASFIRIVGTHNTANEVFHCVHFECPAQLDTEVREGSPGNSWPEPSPSPQQTQPPRPSRTHSLLPSQASSSSSSSSSSPAQH, from the exons ATGAGCAGTAACAGCCACCCCTTACGCTCTATGGGCTCCGTGTCGGAGATCGACCATGTTCATCTTCTATCGGAACAGCTTGGTGCGCTTATACCAGGCGAAGAGTACAGTGATGTAACTTTCGTCGTTGAGGAAAAGCGTTTCCCTGCACATCGTGTGATACTTGCAGCACGATGCCACTATTTCAG AGCACTGCTGTATGGTGGTATGAAGGAGTCCCAGCCTCAAGCCGAGGTGTGTCTGGAAGAGACCCGAGCAGAGGCCTTCTCCATGCTTCTCAATTATCTCTATACAGGGCGAGTCAGCCTCAGCGCCACTCGGGAGGAAGTGCTGCTAGACTTCCTAGGTCTAGCACATCGCTACGGCCTCCAGCTTTTGGAAGACTCCACATCTGATTTTCTGCGTACCATCTTGAATACTCACAATGTCTGTCTGGTGTTTGATGTGGCGACGCTGTACTCTCTAAGCGCACTCAGTGCAGCCTGCTGTGCGTACATGGACCGGCATGCCTCAGAGGTCCTTGCTTCAGACGGTTTTCTAACGCTCTCAAAG GCAGCCTTGTTGATGGTGGTCCGGCGGGATTCATTTGCATCCAGTGAGAAGGAGATCTTCCAGGCCTTGTGTCGCTGGTGTCGCCAGAACGGAGAAGGAGAGGCCACGCAAGAAGTGATGTCATCAGTGCGACTGCCACTTATGACCCTGACAGAGATGCTGAACGTGGTGCGGCCCTCGGGCCTGGTCAGCCCTGATGACCTGCTTGATGCCATAAAGATGCGTTCAGAAAGCAGGGATATGGACTTGAACTACCGCGGCATGCTCA TTCCCGAGGAGAATATTGCCACAATGAAGTACGGTGCCCAGGTGGTGAAGGGGGAACTGAAGTCAGCATTGCTGGATGGAGACACTCAAAACTATGACCTCGACCACGGTTTCTCCAGGCACCCAATCGAAGAAGATGGCCGGGCAGGGATCCAGGTGAAGCTCGGCCAAGCCTTCATCATCAACTACATCCGCATCCTGCTGTGGGATCGTGACAGCAG gtcATACTCATATTACATAGAGGTGTCTATGGATGAGCTGGACTGGGTTCGAGTGGTGGATCACTCAAAGTACCTTTGCCGCTCTTGGCAGAATCTCTACTTTCCTCCTCGTGTGTGCAG GTATGTGCGCATCGTaggaacacacaacactgtaaaCAAGGTCTTCCATCTGGTGGCCTTTGAATGTATGTACACCCAGCACCCCTTCACACTGGAGAATGGTCTTCTTG TCCCCAGTGAAAACGTGGCCACTATTTCTGCGTGTGCCAGTGTGATTGAGGGGGTGAGCCGCAGCAGGAACGCACTGCTCAATGGGGACACACGCAACTATGACTGGGACTCGGGCTATACATGCCACCAGCTAGGCTCTGGTGCCATAGTCATCCAGCTCGCTCAACCATATGTGGTGAACTCATTGCG cttGTTGTTGTGGGACTGTGATGAGCGTTCCTACAGTTACTACACTGAGGTCTCCACCAATCAACAGCACTGGACTAGAGTAGTGGACCGTACCAAGGTGCCATGCAG ATCCTGGCAGACACTGAAGTTTGACAAGCAGCCAGCGTCTTTCATCCGTATAGTGGggacacacaatactgcaaacGAG GTTTTCCACTGTGTGCACTTTGAATGTCCTGCTCAGCTGGACACTGAAGTAAGAGAAGGAAGCCCAGGAAACAGCTGGCCTGAGCCCAGCCCTTCCCCCCAACAGACCCAACCCCCTCGACCCTCCCGTACTCATAGTTTGCTTCCCTCCCAggcctcctcttcatcatcatcctcctcctcctcacctgcACAGCACTGA